The Maniola hyperantus chromosome 9, iAphHyp1.2, whole genome shotgun sequence genome includes a region encoding these proteins:
- the LOC117985175 gene encoding LOW QUALITY PROTEIN: trophozoite exported protein 1-like (The sequence of the model RefSeq protein was modified relative to this genomic sequence to represent the inferred CDS: inserted 1 base in 1 codon; substituted 1 base at 1 genomic stop codon) produces MSRWDYDVVFYRVFCVTLLAVAFTFTVILTNVFVDIDGLLSNKKKYIPETFINDEESLIEEPKERISNEDKNYDGEINQSYRTKRSIESETIYHAKSSTIKKILTRRLANLLEELDEEEAKKEGQLETTSTKVEVTKNEENWLQGIRNEDLLHLAKHNIISQGLIEHMDLNDVLKKVNERKQTFNKRIDNKSAQDKKLNVFRSSDNFKEILKDIPGFIYNYNKDNYNEEHKFLDELIKCKELEELIAKASLSNEINATNENHNLKDQNVFIKTVIEINEKDNRSEASNRSHPKENVGALIKLIYNGKLIKVSQMHDEIKTQKTNKSKTIHEKENKSLINKNKITAEPNNMQQNTSKNGKNTPSLLLNKVLEDYLKKKSLPNYEYLQNNAEVKTQRLKRQIKIQYSDNETSSKIKPIHEGVTKDDDNLYIEIETHFDGKGIKGEKKKKLVRSLIDKIQKALDSDIEEKGNKGNSVEHIKFVKRIQDPINYSQTKVSLKNEKSLEPIEHRVLDPIGKTLEYHEKITDKLGDTWKKQYYGPNFLSKSKAVNSAEMNEVNIDYDLKNGILKRFQAPLNIEADDEGDTTGLLNPNSGNVTLFLKDIDGSGFSIGFNQYRGETPDKDSLKMFNGLENLIREYHKTYDLDDNTNNESPVNQVNNFVETYHEIAKRNVENLHKAHKRSITNVGVNYYNANKLNIFFKENPSFNNYLNIFKRHNYKLKLHNRKNIANNFLYDTNYNDIHLPTNLSFKEVPMIVNKRIMNKKLKPSEIFSIANLFNRKRRSVNVKKISNLKSKIKLYRYLNTKAMAKKKIFINNKRNKRHVNNIRIVARDRPQSKPSQKNSDENIFFISKETLMWTKKLXLKTVETGNTNINYKNTEYNIDENRLSVIYTEXQNPIIQDGLTESVYNTAVRSNGLMSKYPHIFLDKGSSSREEIYFDEKQYRKTDRPYRIEASSEPAIEKQIIGIATENNLATVLQDLSAPKVQEMVRALMPPLSGTNYRVSVKMSPKNKTNPNAGFKEVHTSVNKSYDDNGLRYYTLLNVSQISKIEKLNKTEEIQKIAQPQSDNLTDQQKEIKALLKLHKKRVDLQLNSLLRESNHLEKIIEPIKEYNIDKIIKLLTGDDNRMDTTNVEKLTDSVRKLQEFYNTEPKHLTTTSKPVITVLSSTTETAVTDKSKIIETIKQNEKVTFEILRKIDTNTQILQTFLQKFSEKFAIEKNQHTTIKPTEKSALEIKLDLSKDWKSHGGNKNVFFPPNEPKNDTIPFVYAYQQSIPMKNKSPSQLLASLVYHGHIHTNSVQNLNNNNLKKLTNLNHKIEQKLEPNVLVNTDNRRKFNESKFFLDEISNFQVIPPEDHVISASIKTNTTNI; encoded by the exons ATGTCACGATGGGATTACGACGTTGTTTTCTACAGAGTGTTTTGTGTGACATTGTTGGCAGTCGCATTCACTTTTACAGTGATATTGACTAATGTTTTTGTAGATATCGATGGTTTACTGTCGAATAAGAAAAAAT ACATACCAGAAACTTTTATAAATGATGAAGAAAGTCTTATAGAAGAACCAAAAGAACGGATATCTAATGAAGACAAAAACTACGACGGTGAAATTAATCAATCTTATAGAACTAAAAGATCCATAG AATCAGAAACCatttatcatgcaaaaagtTCTACAATCAAAAAGATTTTAACTAGACGATTAGCTAACCTTTTAGAAGAACTAGATGAAGAAGAAGCTAAAAAAGAAGGACAGCTAGAAACTACTTCCACAAAGGTCGAAGTTACAAAAAACGAGGAAAATTGGCTCCAAGGCATTAGAAATGAGGATTTACTTCATCTCGCAAAGCATAACATTATTTCACAAGGTTTAATAGAGCATATGGACTTAAACgatgttttaaaaaaagttaatgaACGTAAACAAACCTTTAATAAACGCATTGATAATAAAAGTGCACAAG ATAAGAAACTGAACGTATTTAGATCTTCCGACAATTTTAAAGAGATATTGAAAGATATACCTGGTTTCATatacaattataataaagaTAATTATAACGAGGAACACAAATTTTTGGATGAATTAATTAAATGCAAAGAGCTCGAGGAGCTAATAGCGAAAGCTTCTCTTTCTAATGAAATAAACGCTACAAATGAAAATCATAATTTAAAAG ACCAGAATGTGTTCATAAAAACAGTcattgaaataaatgaaaaagataATAGATCCGAAGCATCTAATAGATC acACCCAAAAGAAAATGTAGGAGCTCTAATAAAGTTAATATATAATGGAAAATTAATCAAAGTAAGCCAAATGCATGACGAAATAAAGACACAAAAAACTAACAAGAGTAAAACAATtcatgaaaaagaaaataaatctttaataaataaaaacaaaataactgcAGAACCAAATAACATGCAACAGAATACTTCCAAAAATGGTAAAAATACACCCAGTCTATTACTTAACAAAGTACTAGAggattatttgaaaaaaaaatcacttccaAACTATGAATATTTGCAAAACAACGCAGAAGTTAAAACTCAACGCTTAAAGAGACAGATCAAAATTCAATACTCCGATAATGAAACATCATCAAAAATAAAACCCATCCATGAAGGAGTTACCAAGGATGACGATAACCTATACATTGAAATAGAAACACATTTTGATGGAAAGGGTATAAAAggagaaaagaagaagaaacttGTCAGAAGTCTTATAGATAAAATACAAAAAGCCCTAGATTCTGATATTGAAGAAAAAGGTAATAAAGGTAATAGCGTTGAACATATTAAGTTTGTCAAGCGAATTCAGGACCCAATTAATTACAGCCAGACCAAAGTTTCACTTAAGAATGAAAAATCTTTGGAGCCTATTGAGCATAGAGTACTTGACCCTATAGGCAAAACATTAGAGTATCATGAGAAGATAACTGATAAGCTCGGAGATACGTGGAAAAAGCAATATTATGGTCCAAACTTTTTGTCAAAATCAAAAGCTGTTAACTCTGCCGAAATGAATGAGGTTAATATTGACTACGACTTAAaaaatggaattttaaaaagatttcaAGCCCCCCTTAATATAGAAGCAGATGACGAAGGTGATACTACTGGATTATTGAATCCTAATTCTGGTAATGTGACTTTGTTTTTAAAAGACATTGATGGATCAGGCTTTTCAATTGGTTTTAATCAGTATAGAGGTGAGACCCCGGATAAAGATAGCTTGAAAATGTTTAATGGGTTAGAAAATCTAATTAGAGAATATCATAAAACATATGATCTTGATGACAATACAAATAATGAATCTCCTGTAAATCAAGTGAATAATTTTGTAGAAACATATCACGAAATAGCAAAAAGAAATGTTGAAAATTTACACAAAGCTCACAAACGTTCAATAACGAATGTAGGGGTCAATTATTATAATGCtaataaattaaacatattttttaaagaaaacccATCATTTAATAATTATCTTAACATATTTAAACGCCACAACTACAAATTGAAATTGCACAACAGAAAAAACATTGCAAATAATTTTCTCTatgatacaaattacaatgatATCCACTTACCCACAAACTTATCATTCAAAGAAGTGCCTATGATTGTAAATAAAAGAATtatgaacaaaaaattaaaaccttcTGAAATATTTAGTATTGCTAACCTTTTCAACAGAAAGAGGCGATCTGTTAACGTGAAAAAGATCTCAAACTTAAAGTCTAAAATTAAACTATACAGATACTTGAATACGAAAGCGATggcaaagaaaaaaatatttataaacaatAAGAGGAATAAACGGCATGTTAATAACATTAGAATTGTTGCCAGAGATCGGCCACAAAGCAagccatcacaaaaaaattctgatgaaaacatatttttcatttcaaaagaAACTCTTATGTGGACAAAGAAACTATGATTAAAAACTGTTGAAACTGGGAATacaaacataaattataaaaacactGAATATAATATTGACGAGAATCGCCTTTCAGTAATATATACAG TTCAAAACCCTATTATACAAGACGGATTAACTGAAAGTGTATATAATACAGCCGTAAGGTCAAATGGACTTATGTCTAAGTACCCTCACATATTTCTGGATAAAGGTTCTAGCTCAAGAGAAGAAATATACTTTGATGAAAAACAGTATAGGAAAACTGATCGACCATACAGAATCGAAGCATCATCTGAACCAGCAATAGAGAAACAAATAATAGGAATAGCCACTGAAAACAATCTTGCAACAGTTTTGCAAGACTTGAGTGCCCCAAAGGTCCAGGAAATGGTTCGCGCTTTGATGCCACCACTATCAGGGACAAATTACAGAGTTTCGGTTAAAATGTCACCAAAAAACAAAACGAATCCAAATGCAGGTTTTAAAGAGGTTCATACCAGTGTTAATAAAAGTTACGACGACAATGGCCTACGCTATTATACTTTGCTAAATGTATCTCAAATATccaaaatagaaaaattaaataagactGAAGAAATACAAAAGATAGCGCAGCCACAAAGTGATAATTTAACTGACCAACAAAAAGAAATAAAGGCcttattaaaattacataagAAACGAGTTGATCTACAACTGAATAGTTTGCTTAGAGAAAGTAATCATCTAGAAAAAATTATTGaaccgatcaaagaatataatattgataaaataataaagctaTTAACGGGTGACGACAATCGTATGGATACAACAAATGTAGAAAAACTAACGGATTCCGTAAGAAAGCTGCAAGAATTTTACAATACTGAGCCAAAACATCTTACAACTACTTCCAAACCCGTAATTACTGTGTTATCATCAACAACTGAAACAGCAGTAACTGATAAATCCAAAATAATCGAAACAATAAAGCAAAATGAGAAAGTGACATTTGAAATACTTAGAAAGATTGATACAAATACGCAAATTCTTCAGACGTTCCTTCAAAAATTTTCTGAAAAATTTGCTATTGAAAAGAATCAACATACTACTATTAAACCCACagaaaaatctgctttagaaatTAAATTAGATCTTTCTAAAGATTGGAAATCTCATGGTgggaataaaaatgtatttttcccTCCAAATGAGCCCAAAAACGATACGATTCCTTTTGTTTATGCTTATCAACAAAGCATTCCAATGAAAAATAAGTCCCCGTCGCAATTGTTAGCAAGCCTTGTATACCACGGACATATACACACTAATAGTGTACAAAAtttgaacaataataatttaaaaaaacttacaaatTTGAACCACAAAATTGAGCAGAAACTTGAACCTAATGTACTCGTCAATACAGATAACAGAAGAAAATTTAATGaatctaaattttttttggatGAAATAAGCAATTTCCAAGTTATTCCACCTGAAGATCACGTAATATCGGCGAgtataaaaacaaatactacaaatatttaa
- the LOC117984884 gene encoding repetitive organellar protein-like isoform X2, producing MMYKQIKISIYINIFNLLNLISAAYLEDESNYVKPKLERNNIVNKGLWIRNNRDRKFANDFIFRANSLDDDNVLQNNFNAFRQNMADSALFSGYNNMERGKRSMKDKSKILSANKVKCNNKYNCPNVDARTAEESKIISTLKPASILNDYPYEIAVILNNKKDPQTDISEEDVNDKDGVDSKVINKKAIIQHNIKKDNSSTIKDNNNLTNIFPVEKSNKSLTDRPNTIPKRSMSQREYESEVIKKIEFTEDDNSTDININKIDKNIFGKEEMAWHNAPTPNINVYKILPNKIENVKNNPINERGLLKVLSMLTKTFKKIMKQHQDIKRIHNRLYDLNDEFTKNAEILTSKFEDFNSKYLFMVNLNEELKIMEDKLKEKEQRFNNREKDLAKNLKEFENQQKQFLAQQRQFYNVQKLMLVQNEKINLKQNIISKTQSEISHRQNNFARILKKAKQIYIDSRNLTPTKLNTAIVKPKVKPAAEKVEPIRIVYTTSTTTTTTLPPPTPTTETVKINLFSVPAFTRLENQDQMILDEKDYQPVDELIYKYYFNNTFIDDLMKNKILATFLAASEDTENSIAKKKRNQILKQNSTLLMPVNKTIESKKQRNRRWIKYSKKNNHKKGLIGTTTPKINKVLDIKENIVNTGDLKIDLTKKVDAFTTMALNFCKEIGQNVNLQVLNWCVEKALRRLKVIDLKISPLMAASPTTLSATTPQVSQNEEEVLLTETSPTLKPQTQNVQNTGTITEDINTTVMYFPDNDELENKLKEYEIKPDTEGTVYYDGSLHASDLARIGDADSGGFSDIMPGLDSDSRVQVDPMAFDLQRQRRADVRKINERLIKMKMDR from the exons ATGatgtataaacaaataaaaatatcgatatacaTAAACATATTCAATTTATTGAACTTAATATCTGCTGCGTACTTGGAAGATGAATCGAACTATGTGAAACCGAAGTTAGAGCGAAATAATATAGTTAATAAAGGTTTATGGATAAGAAACAACAGGGACAGGAAGTTTGCaaatgattttatatttagaGCTAATTCCCTCGATGACGATAATGTGCTTCAAAATAACTTCAACGCGTTCCGACAGAACATGGCGGATTCGGCATTATTCTCTggatataataatatggaaagGGGCAAACGATCGATGAAAG acaaatcaaaaatactttctgctaaTAAAGTGAAATGCAACAATAAGTATAATTGTCCAAATGTAGACGCTAGAACTGCAGAAGAGTCTAAAATAATTTCAACTCTGAAACCAGCATCTATTCTTAACGACTATCCGTATGAAATCGCTGTAATtctcaataataaaaaagaccCACAAACTGATATTTCTGAGGAAGATGTTAACGACAAAGACGGAGTCGATAGTAAAGTGATCAACAAAAAAGCCATCATACAACATAACATAAAAAAGGATAACTCTTCAACTATAAaagataacaataatttaacCAACATATTTCCAGttgaaaaatcaaataaatctCTCACCGACAGACCTAACACAATACCGAAGCGAAGTATGAGTCAACGTGAGTACGAATctgaagtaataaaaaaaatagaatttactGAAGATGATAATTCGACAGACATTAACATTaacaaaatagataaaaatatattcggTAAAGAAGAAATGGCTTGGCATAATGCACCCACACCAAATATTAACGTTTATAAAATCTTACCGAACAaaatagaaaatgtaaaaaacaaTCCGATCAATGAGAGAGGTCTGTTAAAAGTTTTGTCGATGCTCACAAAAACATTCAAAAAGATAATGAAACAACATCAGGATATAAAAAGGATTCATAACAGATTGTATGATCTTAATGACGAATTCACAAAAAATGCTGAAATATTGACTAGTAAATTTGAAGATTTCAActctaaatacttatttatggTGAATCTTAACGAAGAATTGAAAATAATGGAAGATAAATTAAAGGAAAAAGAACAAAGATTTAACAATAGAGAGAAGGACTTggctaaaaatttaaaagagtTTGAAAATCAGCAGAAACAATTCTTAGCACAGCAGCGACAGTTCTATAACGTGCAAAAGTTGATGCTAGTACAAAATGAAAagataaatttaaaacagaacaTAATATCCAAAACCCAAAGTGAAATATCTCACAGACAAAACAATTTTGCGCGGATTTTGAAAAAGGCGAAGCAAATTTACATAGATTCTAGAAACTTGACCCCGACGAAATTAAATACCGCTATAGTTAAACCAAAGGTAAAGCCGGCTGCGGAAAAAGTTGAACCAATAAGAATTGTTTACACCACATCAACGACTACCACCACTACTTTGCCACCTCCTACACCAACAACTGAAActgtaaaaattaatttattttccgTACCAGCTTTTACTAGACTAGAAAATCAAGACCAAATGATACTAGATGAGAAAGACTATCAACCAGTAGACGAGTTGATATACAAATACTATTTTAACAATACTTTCATAGATGATTTGATGAAGAATAAGATCCTGGCGACTTTTCTAGCTGCTTCTGAAGACACAGAAAACAGCATagctaaaaagaaaagaaaccaAATACTAAAACAAAATTCGACACTTCTAATGCCTGTTAATAAAACTATAGAATctaaaaaacaaagaaataGAAGATGGATAAagtattccaagaaaaataatcataaaaaaGGTCTAATAGGTACAACAACtcctaaaattaataaagtacttgatattaaagaaaatatagtCAACACTGGTGATTTGAAAATAGACCTTACCAAAAAAGTAGACGCATTCACCACAATGGCACTAAACTTTTGTAAAGAAATAGGCCAGAATGTTAACTTACAGGTTTTGAATTGGTGCGTAGAAAAGGCGTTGAGAAGATTAAAAGTCATTG ACTTGAAAATATCTCCATTGATGGCTGCAAGTCCCACTACGCTCAGTGCCACAACTCCGCAAGTCAGCCAAAACGAAGAGGAAGTATTGC TTACAGAGACTTCACCGACCTTAAAACCACAGACGCAGAATGTTCAGAATACAGGAACAATTACTGAAGATATCAATACTACTGTTATGTATTTCCCAG ACAACGACGAACTGGAGAACAAATTGAAAGAATATG AAATAAAACCTGACACGGAAGGCACAGTGTACTACGATGGGAGCTTACATGCTAGCGACCTAGCCCGCATTG GTGATGCGGACAGCGGTGGCTTCTCCGACATAATGCCAGGCTTGGACAGCGACTCCAGGGTTCAAGTCGACCCCATGGCTTTTGATCTTCAGCGCCAGAGGCGGGCTGATGTTAGAAA aattaaCGAAAGACTAATCAAGATGAAAATGGATCGATAA
- the LOC117984884 gene encoding repetitive organellar protein-like isoform X1, whose product MMYKQIKISIYINIFNLLNLISAAYLEDESNYVKPKLERNNIVNKGLWIRNNRDRKFANDFIFRANSLDDDNVLQNNFNAFRQNMADSALFSGYNNMERGKRSMKDKSKILSANKVKCNNKYNCPNVDARTAEESKIISTLKPASILNDYPYEIAVILNNKKDPQTDISEEDVNDKDGVDSKVINKKAIIQHNIKKDNSSTIKDNNNLTNIFPVEKSNKSLTDRPNTIPKRSMSQREYESEVIKKIEFTEDDNSTDININKIDKNIFGKEEMAWHNAPTPNINVYKILPNKIENVKNNPINERGLLKVLSMLTKTFKKIMKQHQDIKRIHNRLYDLNDEFTKNAEILTSKFEDFNSKYLFMVNLNEELKIMEDKLKEKEQRFNNREKDLAKNLKEFENQQKQFLAQQRQFYNVQKLMLVQNEKINLKQNIISKTQSEISHRQNNFARILKKAKQIYIDSRNLTPTKLNTAIVKPKVKPAAEKVEPIRIVYTTSTTTTTTLPPPTPTTETVKINLFSVPAFTRLENQDQMILDEKDYQPVDELIYKYYFNNTFIDDLMKNKILATFLAASEDTENSIAKKKRNQILKQNSTLLMPVNKTIESKKQRNRRWIKYSKKNNHKKGLIGTTTPKINKVLDIKENIVNTGDLKIDLTKKVDAFTTMALNFCKEIGQNVNLQVLNWCVEKALRRLKVIDLKISPLMAASPTTLSATTPQVSQNEEEVLQFILNLVTETSPTLKPQTQNVQNTGTITEDINTTVMYFPDNDELENKLKEYEIKPDTEGTVYYDGSLHASDLARIGDADSGGFSDIMPGLDSDSRVQVDPMAFDLQRQRRADVRKINERLIKMKMDR is encoded by the exons ATGatgtataaacaaataaaaatatcgatatacaTAAACATATTCAATTTATTGAACTTAATATCTGCTGCGTACTTGGAAGATGAATCGAACTATGTGAAACCGAAGTTAGAGCGAAATAATATAGTTAATAAAGGTTTATGGATAAGAAACAACAGGGACAGGAAGTTTGCaaatgattttatatttagaGCTAATTCCCTCGATGACGATAATGTGCTTCAAAATAACTTCAACGCGTTCCGACAGAACATGGCGGATTCGGCATTATTCTCTggatataataatatggaaagGGGCAAACGATCGATGAAAG acaaatcaaaaatactttctgctaaTAAAGTGAAATGCAACAATAAGTATAATTGTCCAAATGTAGACGCTAGAACTGCAGAAGAGTCTAAAATAATTTCAACTCTGAAACCAGCATCTATTCTTAACGACTATCCGTATGAAATCGCTGTAATtctcaataataaaaaagaccCACAAACTGATATTTCTGAGGAAGATGTTAACGACAAAGACGGAGTCGATAGTAAAGTGATCAACAAAAAAGCCATCATACAACATAACATAAAAAAGGATAACTCTTCAACTATAAaagataacaataatttaacCAACATATTTCCAGttgaaaaatcaaataaatctCTCACCGACAGACCTAACACAATACCGAAGCGAAGTATGAGTCAACGTGAGTACGAATctgaagtaataaaaaaaatagaatttactGAAGATGATAATTCGACAGACATTAACATTaacaaaatagataaaaatatattcggTAAAGAAGAAATGGCTTGGCATAATGCACCCACACCAAATATTAACGTTTATAAAATCTTACCGAACAaaatagaaaatgtaaaaaacaaTCCGATCAATGAGAGAGGTCTGTTAAAAGTTTTGTCGATGCTCACAAAAACATTCAAAAAGATAATGAAACAACATCAGGATATAAAAAGGATTCATAACAGATTGTATGATCTTAATGACGAATTCACAAAAAATGCTGAAATATTGACTAGTAAATTTGAAGATTTCAActctaaatacttatttatggTGAATCTTAACGAAGAATTGAAAATAATGGAAGATAAATTAAAGGAAAAAGAACAAAGATTTAACAATAGAGAGAAGGACTTggctaaaaatttaaaagagtTTGAAAATCAGCAGAAACAATTCTTAGCACAGCAGCGACAGTTCTATAACGTGCAAAAGTTGATGCTAGTACAAAATGAAAagataaatttaaaacagaacaTAATATCCAAAACCCAAAGTGAAATATCTCACAGACAAAACAATTTTGCGCGGATTTTGAAAAAGGCGAAGCAAATTTACATAGATTCTAGAAACTTGACCCCGACGAAATTAAATACCGCTATAGTTAAACCAAAGGTAAAGCCGGCTGCGGAAAAAGTTGAACCAATAAGAATTGTTTACACCACATCAACGACTACCACCACTACTTTGCCACCTCCTACACCAACAACTGAAActgtaaaaattaatttattttccgTACCAGCTTTTACTAGACTAGAAAATCAAGACCAAATGATACTAGATGAGAAAGACTATCAACCAGTAGACGAGTTGATATACAAATACTATTTTAACAATACTTTCATAGATGATTTGATGAAGAATAAGATCCTGGCGACTTTTCTAGCTGCTTCTGAAGACACAGAAAACAGCATagctaaaaagaaaagaaaccaAATACTAAAACAAAATTCGACACTTCTAATGCCTGTTAATAAAACTATAGAATctaaaaaacaaagaaataGAAGATGGATAAagtattccaagaaaaataatcataaaaaaGGTCTAATAGGTACAACAACtcctaaaattaataaagtacttgatattaaagaaaatatagtCAACACTGGTGATTTGAAAATAGACCTTACCAAAAAAGTAGACGCATTCACCACAATGGCACTAAACTTTTGTAAAGAAATAGGCCAGAATGTTAACTTACAGGTTTTGAATTGGTGCGTAGAAAAGGCGTTGAGAAGATTAAAAGTCATTG ACTTGAAAATATCTCCATTGATGGCTGCAAGTCCCACTACGCTCAGTGCCACAACTCCGCAAGTCAGCCAAAACGAAGAGGAAGTATTGC aatttatattaaatttaGTTACAGAGACTTCACCGACCTTAAAACCACAGACGCAGAATGTTCAGAATACAGGAACAATTACTGAAGATATCAATACTACTGTTATGTATTTCCCAG ACAACGACGAACTGGAGAACAAATTGAAAGAATATG AAATAAAACCTGACACGGAAGGCACAGTGTACTACGATGGGAGCTTACATGCTAGCGACCTAGCCCGCATTG GTGATGCGGACAGCGGTGGCTTCTCCGACATAATGCCAGGCTTGGACAGCGACTCCAGGGTTCAAGTCGACCCCATGGCTTTTGATCTTCAGCGCCAGAGGCGGGCTGATGTTAGAAA aattaaCGAAAGACTAATCAAGATGAAAATGGATCGATAA
- the LOC117984886 gene encoding carcinine transporter-like, protein MESHEKTAETPGETRGLEPVTLEMQSPNGNGSLPPRVRKLKDLDDLFPYIGGFGWYQRILFLLMIPYAFFFAFVYFAQIFMTVVPAEHWCYVPELGNLTVEERRHLSIPQNELTKYERCFVYDVDWNSVLESGTSMPDSKWPTKKCDGKWEFNFTDVPYETIATELGWVCDKDNYPATAQAIFFCGSIIGGLIFGWIADKYGRVPAIVGTNMAGFLAGVGTAFASSFWSFCLCRFLVGLAYDNCFVIMYIVVVEYVGPKWRTFVANMSIAVYFTFAACLLPWIALGVSNWKIYTLVTSVPLVLAVLTPYFVPESARWLIAQGRLDEAFKILKKFERINGKKIPEEISKEFKETAIEIAKAEAEIKNYSVVDLFKTPRLRRHSILLVIIWMSIAMVFDGHVRNVGSLGLDIFVTFTIATATEFPADILLIMVLDIMGRRWLAFGSMVVSGLFSFLATTVPLGIPSASLAIVGRFAVNISYNIGMQYAAELLPTVVRAQGLALIHISGYVATILVPYIVYLATISPEIPLLILGAIGIFGGCLCLFLPESMGKNMPQTIQDGEEYGSDQKFWDMPCCKRKISDSPEEIKI, encoded by the exons ATGGAATCACATGAGAAGACGGCAGAGACCCCGGGCGAAACCCGCGGCCTTGAACCTGTTACCCTGGAAATGCAATCGCCTAATG gtaatggCTCCCTACCCCCGAGGGTACGGAAGCTGAAGGACCTAGATGACCTGTTCCCTTACATCGGTGGTTTCGGCTGGTACCAGCGCATCCTCTTCCTCCTGATGATACCCTACGCGTTCTTCTTCGCGTTCGTCTACTTCGCGCAGATATTCATGACTGTGGTGCCGGCAGAGCATTGGTGTTACGTGCCTGAACTTGGCAATTTGACTGTTGAGGAAAG GCGCCATCTTTCGATCCCTCAAAATGAACTCACCAAGTATGAAAGATGTTTCGTCTACGATGTTGATTGGAACAGTGTTCTGGAAAGTGGCACCTCGATGCCAGACTCAAAATGGCCAACTAAAAAATGTGATGGAAAATGGGAGTTCAATTTTACTGATGTGCCTTATGAAACTATAGCTACAGAG TTGGGGTGGGTGTGTGACAAAGACAACTATCCAGCAACAGCGCAAGCAATTTTCTTCTGTGGTTCAATTATCGGAGGATTGATTTTTGGATGGATAGCAGACAAATATGGACGGGTGCCTGCTATTGTTG GTACAAACATGGCTGGTTTCCTGGCGGGAGTTGGCACGGCATTCGCTAGCAGTTTCTGGTCCTTCTGCCTCTGCAGGTTCCTGGTGGGACTCGCGTACGATAACTGCTTCGTTATTATGTACATTGTGG TGGTAGAATACGTAGGACCAAAATGGCGCACCTTCGTCGCAAACATGTCAATAGCAGTATACTTTACGTTCGCGGCATGTCTCCTGCCCTGGATAGCCCTGGGGGTATCTAACTGGAAGATATACACTCTGGTCACCAGCGTGCCCCTAGTACTGGCTGTACTGACGCCGTACTTCGTGCCTGAAAGTGCCAG ATGGCTAATTGCTCAGGGACGTCTTGATGAagctttcaaaattttaaagaaGTTTGAAAGAATAAACGGAAAGAAAATACCTGAAGAAATCTCAAAGGAGTTTAAG GAAACAGCTATAGAAATAGCCAAAGCTGAGGCAGAGATCAAGAATTACTCCGTAGTGGACCTCTTCAAGACCCCTCGTCTGCGTCGGCACAGCATCCTGCTCGTCATCATCTGGATGTCCATAGCCATGGTCTTCGACGGACACGTGAGGAACGTGGGGTCTCTGGGCCTGGATATCTTCGTGACCTTCACAATCGCCACGGCTACTGAATTCCCCGCTGACATTCTCTTGATTATGGTTTTGGATAT tATGGGTCGTCGTTGGCTCGCTTTTGGCTCTATGGTGGTCAGTGGATTGTTTAGCTTCTTAGCTACTACTGTTCCTCTTG GTATTCCATCTGCTTCTCTAGCGATCGTAGGTCGCTTCGCCGTCAATATATCCTACAACATCGGGATGCAATACGCGGCTGAACTCCTCCCAACAGTGGTCCGAGCTCAAGGACTGGCTCTCATCCACATCAGCGGCTATGTGGCCACTATACTCGTCCCGTACATTGTTTACTTG GCAACAATATCTCCGgagatcccacttctgatactCGGCGCTATCGGTATATTTGGCGGTTGTCTATGCCTCTTCCTCCCCGAGTCTATGGGCAAGAACATGCCACAGACGATACAGGACGGGGAAGAGTACGGCTCTGACCAGAAGTTCTGGGATATGCCATGTTGTAAGAG GAAAATCTCTGACTCACCTGAAGAAATcaagatatag